TTTCTGAGCACTGGAAAGACTCCCTAACTCTTTTTCGATCTGTTTTATTCCTTCAAAGATTTTTGGGTCCATAGTTATTCACTGGGGTTTCTTATTTCACCGTGAATGGCAGAGTAAGCCACCACTGCGGGGTTAGCCAGGTACACCTCCGATAGGGGGTCACCCATGCGGCCCACAAAGTTGCGGTTAGTGGTGGAGATGCACACCTCCCCTGCAGTTAAAACACCCATATGGGCACCTAAACATGGCCCACATCCAGGGTTTATTATTATGGCTCCTGCTTCCAGGAAAGTATCAATAATTCCTTCAGCTATTGCCGATTGATAAATTCGGCGAGATGCCGGTGACACGATGAGTCTAACATCAGGATGAACTTTCTCATTTTCCAAAACATGGGCCGCCAGGCGCAGGTCTTCCAGCCGACCGTTGGTACAGGAACCAATGAAGGCCTGGTCAATTGATTCTCCTGAAACCTGGGAAACTGGGTGAACATTATCCACATTATGGGGGCATGCTACCTGTGGTTCCAGGTCATTGGCCTGGAAATGGTAAGATTTTTCATAAACAGAATCTTCATCAGAGGTGAATATATGGAAATCCCTCACATTAAGTTCCTTTAAATATTTCAAAGTGGCAGGGTTGGGTTCCATTATCCCGTTTTTAGCACCTGCTTCTATGGCCATGTTGCACATGGTCATGCGCCCTGATACATCCATGTTATCAACTGTGTTCCCACAGAATTCCAGGGACTTATAAGTAGCCCCATAGGAACCGATAGTGCCAATAATATGGAGAATCAGATCTTTGGCGGTAACATTTTCCCCTAATATTCCATTCACTTCGATCTGCAATGCTCCGGGGACCATGAACCAGGTTTTTCCAGTGGCATACACCACTGCCATGTCGGTAGCACCCATCCCGGTGGCGAATGCCCCGAAGGCTCCGTAAGTGCAAGTATGGGAATCAGCACCAACCACCACAGTACCGGGTTTGATAAAACCCTCTTCTGGAAGTAACTGATGACATATTCCTTCTCCATGGTTGTAAATATTCTTTATTTGCTGTTTTACAGCAAAATCTTTAGTTATTCTCTGGAACTCGGCTGATCCGATGGTATTTGCAGGTACATTATGGTCATAGACCAGAACGATCTTATCTGCGTCCCAGACTTTGCTGGCTATTTTATTGAAGGTGTTGATGGTGGGGGGTGAGGTTCCATCATGGCTCATGGCCAGATCTACCCTTGCCTCAATTATATCTCCCGGCTGAACCTCTTTTGCGCCCGAAGCATTAGCCAGTATTTTTTCAGTGATATTCATGGATAAAACATCCTTATCATATTCAAATATGGATTATTACTTGTTTTATTTTGAGATTAAATCCAGTAAATATTTTATTCTGTTTATGGGTGTTTCTAATCTTTATGGGGTGAAAAAATATTATATTTAAAATTCAAATGGTCCTCGCACTGAACGTACGATATCATTGAAGATGTTATCGTTGATGTATTTTCCTTTTTCCCGTTTTTCCTTTACTATTTCCACGATTTTACATAGTTCATCCCGGGTAACATCAATTCCACATTCATCAAGTTTGGCTTTAACTGCCCGGCATCCGGAGTGCTTGCCCAGCACTATCCGGCGCTGGTGACCGATAAGTTCAGGGAGGAATGGTTCATAGGTTAATGGTTCTTCAATAACCGCATCCACATGTATTCCAGATTCATGCCGGAACACGTTTTTACCAACAATAGGTTTGTTATCTGGAACTTTCATGTTGGTAAGTTCTTCAACCATCTGGGAAAGCTCATAAAACACACCGATATTGAAATCCAGGTCAACTCCGTAGATAAGGAGAAGGGTCATCACCAGTTCCTCCAGGGAAGTGTTACCTGCTCTTTCACCAATACCATTCACTGTAGTGGAAACTGCACTGGCACCTGCCAGTAAACCGGCAATACTATTGGAAAGAGCCATTCCAAAATCATTGTGGCAGTGTAAAGCTATTTCAATATCTATCTCTTTTTTTAACTCACCAACCAGATATCCCATACCTTGGGGACTTATTGCACCCACTGTATCAGCTATGTGTACCCGATCAGCACCATAACTCTGGGCTCTCTTGTAGATATTCTTCAGAAAGTCAAGATCAGTTCGGGTGGCATCCTCAGCTGAAAAGGCCACAAAAAGACCGTGTTCCTTGGCATATTCAATGGAGTTCATACAGATGTTCAGGGCGTCTTCCTGGCTTACTTTAAGTTTATGTTTCAGGTGAAGGGCTGAAGTGCCTAGAAACGTGATTATACCATCCACATTGCAATCCAGTGCTGTGTCAATATCTTCTTTCTTGGTACGGCATAGGGCTAAAATCTGAGCATCCAGGTTTTCGCCTGCAATGGCTTTCACTGAACGTTTTTCTTCATGGGAAACCACAGGAAAACCTGCTTCAATCTGGTGTAATCTCAGTTCATCGAGTTTACGTGCTATCTTAAGTTTTTCGGGTGTTCTTAGGCATACACCAGGTGTTTGTTCACCATCCCGGAGTGTAGTGTCATAAACAGTGATGTTTTCAGGGAATTTTAAATCAACTGACTGGTTATAGGGACTCACGAAATATTTCAAAACATTACCACCTGTTTTTATCGATAAATAAGTTAAATATAATATGTTAAATCTAATGGAGAAATCTAATGGACTTGTATGTTTTTTCTGTTTAGAAAATTTCCATAATTTATTTGTTAATCAATGGGGTATATCCATAGATTATCTTGGATCATTATTATTTAAATATAAATGAACTTTTCGTTTTCATCAGCAATTCAGTCGGCGAGCAATTTCCGACTGCCGGTGAACTAGATGTAGGGTCTGGCTTAACCCTAAAGGTCATTGTCTGTAAAAACAATCTTTTTAAGGATAATTTTTAAATTAAACTATTTACCGGAATTTAAATTCACTGATAAATGCTATTCGATCTTTCATTAATTAATTGGAGCTATTATTTGGAATTTTTAGTTGGAGTAACAATGAATTTTCTTATATCTCATTATTCCCGCAAATATTCATTTCACTGTGTAATCTTAATGAATCTCCATCAGTTCCAGATAAGATCTTCTTTCAAAACCATCTTCTATCCCTATTTTAGAGTAGGTGGCGAAGATCTCATCCAGTGCTTCCTGGGTATCTTTACCCTCTTCCATTTCCTTTTCAATCTCCATAAATCTACCCACACCATGAACTTCATCCAGGGTTATAATCAGATCTTCTAGGGTGTAAATAATTCGGTTCTTTTTAACTGTTGCCACAGGACGGAAACTGAGACTTTGAAAAATATCCGCCACTTTTAAAGAATCTTCCACACCCACTTCCACTTCTTTCCGGGTTTTACTAATTTCATCCATCTTAGCACCCTTGTAAGTGATGAAGATTTTTTTGGAGGTTTCATCCATGACCTTCCTTATTCTGAGGGCCTCATCAGTTTTGGCGAAGTCCCGGTGTGGAGCGTTAAAATAAAGATCTTCCTGAAATTCCTCTTTAACTCTGCGTGCACCAATTTCAATCAGTTTTTCTTCCAGAACACCCTTATCTTGAGGTACATGGGCTTTAACTTCCACTTCGATCATGTTAAACTCCTTTTTGTGGTGCTTAAAAATTTAATTGATTATATAAATCCAAAATTATCCTACTCTTCTTTCTATTGAATTTCGTATATAAATTCGGGCATCTTCAATTTGAGTTAAATAATTATCTACCATAGTCTCGATAATTTCATAAGACTTTATTTTGGTGTTTCTCTTTTTTAAAATGGATTTTTTCTTTTTAATTCTCTTTTGAACTTCTTTTGAACTTCTTTTGGAGGTTTCTTCTGGTGAAGGTTCCAATTCCTTTATCAAAAGCAGATATTCTTTTCTAATATTCCTTATATCGGTGCGAATGTTATGCCGCATCTTTTTTAAAATATTTTCATACTCTTCCAATTCATTAAGGGTTTGCATGGCCTCTTCAATGGTTGAAACATCTATTTCCATTCCGTCAATTCCAATTTCATCGAGTTGTTGTTGGTATACTTTGGGACCAAACATAATTACTCCTCACCACAGGGATGAATCCAATAAAAATATATATCAATTCTTAGATGGTATTATATCCAATATTATTTAATATGTTTAGTTTGGCTAGGGGACCATAGGTTTATTAATGTGAATTATTTTACACATGTTTAAGAAAAACTTATTAATTCTATTCTGTCCAAGCTTTACAGCAGAGAATTGAGCTATGAATTTTCAGGGGTAAAATATATCATCAATAGAATTTTTCAATAACCAAAATCAGGAAACTAATATATATAGTCATGAACAAATCTAGATGATAAGTGAGATTAATGAGTCTTTTTATAAAAAATTGGTAGTATAAAACTAACTATTTTTATGTCCAATTCACGGTCATTTATATAATTTATATAAAGCCTTTTATAAAAGAATAAAAAGCACATGGTTATACAAACAACCATGGGAGGATGTTAGATGACAAAAGTTGAAATCAAAGTGGAGAACATAGTGGCTTCCGCAACGCTCGGAAAGTCCGTAGACCTTCCCCAAGTCGCACCAGCGCTGGAAGGTGTAGAATATAATCTTGAACAATTCCCAGGATTAGTCTACAAACTTAAAGAACCTAAAACCGCAGCCCTCATATTCGGATCCGGTAAATTGGTGTGCACCGGAGCCAAGTCCATAGAGGACTCTAAGAAGGCTATACACATAGCAGTAGACAAGATGCGCACCCTTGACCCTGATATACCCCACGAATTCGAAATAAAAGTCCAAAACATAGTTGCTTCTGCAAATTTAGAAAAAACTCTCAATTTGGAGGCAGTAGCCCTGGACTTAGAAAACACAGAGTACGAACCTGAACAATTCCCTGGATTGGTTTACCGATTGGGTGAACCTAAAGTAGTATTACTATTATTCGGGTCTGGAAAGGTAGTATGTACCGGTGCAAAAACAATAACAGACGCACAACTTGGTGTAGAAAAAACGAAAGAAAGGTTATCTGAATTAGATTTATTATAATTCATCTTTTTAAGTAGTATTTGGTGATCTTTTGATTAAACTTATCGCATTTGATCTTGATAACGTCCTAATTGACGGTGAAGTCATAGACGAGATGGCAAAATTGACTGGAGTAGAAGAAGAAATTTCCAAAATAACCAGTCAAGCAATGGAAGGAAAAATAGATTTTGGAACAGCCCTGAAACAAAGAGTTTCACTCTTGAAAGGAGCACCTGTTGAAGATATCAACAAGGTAATGCTGGAAATTCCCCTTATGGAAGGGGCAAAAGACAGCGTTAAAGAGCTCAAAAAGAGGGGTTACAAAATAGCAACCATAACTGGCAGTTTTGATTGTATTGCCCAGCGCATGAAAGACGAACTTGACCTGGACTATGTGTATTCCAACACACTCCAGGAAGAAGATGGTGTTTTAACCGGTGAAGTAACCGGTCCGCTGATAGATGGCTCTAAAAAAGAAATTCTTCAGGAACTGATGAAACTGGAAAAACTATCAGCTGAAGAATGTGCTGCAGTGGGTGATGGTGCCAATGATGTTTCCATGCTGGAAGAAGCAGGTCTAGGAATAGCATTCAACGCTAAACCAGTCCTAAAAGAAATAGCCGACGTCATCGTTGAGAAAAAGGACCTAAAAGAGTTACTGGAAATATTTGATGAAGGTTCAGAAAAAGCTTCCAAAAAGGCAGAAGAAGAGCCTAAGGAGAGCTTCCCTGAACTTTTATCCAAGAAAAAGGATCTGGAAAAGACCCTCAAAGAACTCACAACTAAAAGGGACAAGCTAAATGATGAGGCTAAAGTCTTCCGTCAGGAACGTGACGAACTTAACTCCCAAATAAGAGGAAACCTGGATAATGCCCTGAAATACAGGGATGAAAGGGATCAGATTAACCAGGAAGTTAAGAAGTACAAAAAACTACGGGATGAAGCCCATCAGGCCTACAAGAAAATGGAATGGACTTCCGGAAGAAGGGAAGCTGTCCAGATTGAGGATGAAATAAAACGTCTGGAAAAAACCATTGAAACCCGAGTTCTGGACATCCGAAAAGAAAATGAACTGGTTAAAAAGGTTACGGATCTTCGTAAAAAGCTTCAAGGTATGCAAGAAGACGAAGAAAGTCGTAGTGAAGCTTTAAAACACAAAGAAGTTTCTGAAGGCCATCATGCTAAAGTGGTGGAGTTATCGGACCAGGCACAGGAAACCCACGAGAAAATGCTGGAATACTTCCGCAACATCGATGAAATCCGTAACCAGGCAGATGCCGCCCACCAAAAGTTCATAGAAACCCGGGAAAACGCAAACAAAGTCCATGACGAGGTTAAAGCCACCTTTGGTAAAATAAGGAAAGCCAACAAAGGTATGGACCGAGTTAAAGCCAAGGAACGAAGTGCCGAAGATGAAATCGTGCGTAAGAAAAACTCTGAGGAAAAGGAGAAAGCCGAGGAAATCTACCGTAAGTTCCTAGAGGGTAAAAAAGTTTCCACCGAGGAATTACTCCTCTTACAGAAACACAACATTGTCTGAGTTTGCCTCAGACACATCCTCCCCTATTTTTTTTTTATTTTTTTGTGAATTTTTTTTATTAATACTTATCTACCAGTTTAAAACAATTAGTATTATTATTTATTAATCCAAATTTATAATGGATTTTTAGAAATATAAGGTCTGGTGAATTAATGACCCCTAATGTTAGCACCCCTATAGTTAGTAATGATATTAAAATCGCTGCACTTTTAGCAGCTACCATAGCTTCATTTTTCACACCTTTCATGGGTTCATCAGTGAACATAGCCCTGCCCTCCATTGGACTGGACTTCGGTGCAGATGCTATAATCTTGAACTGGGTAACTAACGGATTCTTGCTGGCAGCAGCCATATTCGCAGTACCATTCGGCCGAGTGGCGGATATCCATGGTATGAAGAAGATATTCACTTATGGTATCATCCTGTTTACTGTGGCTTCACTGTTATGCGCACTATCTCCCACTGCTTATACTCTGATTGGTTCAAGGATACTTCAGGGTATTGGTTCGGCAATGATCTTTGTAACTGGACTGGCCATAATCAGTTCAGTCTACCCGCCCCATCACCGTGGAAAGGCCATTGGAATTAACGTAGCCGCAGTTTACGTTGGA
This DNA window, taken from Methanobacterium subterraneum, encodes the following:
- the hacA gene encoding homoaconitase large subunit, with amino-acid sequence MNITEKILANASGAKEVQPGDIIEARVDLAMSHDGTSPPTINTFNKIASKVWDADKIVLVYDHNVPANTIGSAEFQRITKDFAVKQQIKNIYNHGEGICHQLLPEEGFIKPGTVVVGADSHTCTYGAFGAFATGMGATDMAVVYATGKTWFMVPGALQIEVNGILGENVTAKDLILHIIGTIGSYGATYKSLEFCGNTVDNMDVSGRMTMCNMAIEAGAKNGIMEPNPATLKYLKELNVRDFHIFTSDEDSVYEKSYHFQANDLEPQVACPHNVDNVHPVSQVSGESIDQAFIGSCTNGRLEDLRLAAHVLENEKVHPDVRLIVSPASRRIYQSAIAEGIIDTFLEAGAIIINPGCGPCLGAHMGVLTAGEVCISTTNRNFVGRMGDPLSEVYLANPAVVAYSAIHGEIRNPSE
- a CDS encoding homocitrate synthase family protein, whose protein sequence is MKYFVSPYNQSVDLKFPENITVYDTTLRDGEQTPGVCLRTPEKLKIARKLDELRLHQIEAGFPVVSHEEKRSVKAIAGENLDAQILALCRTKKEDIDTALDCNVDGIITFLGTSALHLKHKLKVSQEDALNICMNSIEYAKEHGLFVAFSAEDATRTDLDFLKNIYKRAQSYGADRVHIADTVGAISPQGMGYLVGELKKEIDIEIALHCHNDFGMALSNSIAGLLAGASAVSTTVNGIGERAGNTSLEELVMTLLLIYGVDLDFNIGVFYELSQMVEELTNMKVPDNKPIVGKNVFRHESGIHVDAVIEEPLTYEPFLPELIGHQRRIVLGKHSGCRAVKAKLDECGIDVTRDELCKIVEIVKEKREKGKYINDNIFNDIVRSVRGPFEF
- the cyaB gene encoding class IV adenylate cyclase; this encodes MIEVEVKAHVPQDKGVLEEKLIEIGARRVKEEFQEDLYFNAPHRDFAKTDEALRIRKVMDETSKKIFITYKGAKMDEISKTRKEVEVGVEDSLKVADIFQSLSFRPVATVKKNRIIYTLEDLIITLDEVHGVGRFMEIEKEMEEGKDTQEALDEIFATYSKIGIEDGFERRSYLELMEIH
- a CDS encoding TATA-box-binding protein, encoding MTKVEIKVENIVASATLGKSVDLPQVAPALEGVEYNLEQFPGLVYKLKEPKTAALIFGSGKLVCTGAKSIEDSKKAIHIAVDKMRTLDPDIPHEFEIKVQNIVASANLEKTLNLEAVALDLENTEYEPEQFPGLVYRLGEPKVVLLLFGSGKVVCTGAKTITDAQLGVEKTKERLSELDLL
- the serB gene encoding phosphoserine phosphatase SerB, whose product is MIKLIAFDLDNVLIDGEVIDEMAKLTGVEEEISKITSQAMEGKIDFGTALKQRVSLLKGAPVEDINKVMLEIPLMEGAKDSVKELKKRGYKIATITGSFDCIAQRMKDELDLDYVYSNTLQEEDGVLTGEVTGPLIDGSKKEILQELMKLEKLSAEECAAVGDGANDVSMLEEAGLGIAFNAKPVLKEIADVIVEKKDLKELLEIFDEGSEKASKKAEEEPKESFPELLSKKKDLEKTLKELTTKRDKLNDEAKVFRQERDELNSQIRGNLDNALKYRDERDQINQEVKKYKKLRDEAHQAYKKMEWTSGRREAVQIEDEIKRLEKTIETRVLDIRKENELVKKVTDLRKKLQGMQEDEESRSEALKHKEVSEGHHAKVVELSDQAQETHEKMLEYFRNIDEIRNQADAAHQKFIETRENANKVHDEVKATFGKIRKANKGMDRVKAKERSAEDEIVRKKNSEEKEKAEEIYRKFLEGKKVSTEELLLLQKHNIV